In the genome of Fulvitalea axinellae, one region contains:
- a CDS encoding flavin monoamine oxidase family protein — MSEQTLEVAIVGAGCAGAYTAWRLAKSGKYAPGTVKVFDFLKIDNQAHVGGRLLSKEMPGLGYTRKAELGGMRFLTSQKILVGVLEELGLEHVPFDVDSNHNLYDMRSKVMKATKVAREAKDVYDLSPPERDMSPGELLLWAVETVVPHAPFLDSEGWLEAKKNIKFDGRNLYDTGFWNLLQRVLSSEGYDYVLTGQGYNTIPSNWNAADAIEWMFEDFGPNVSYRYVHKGFQTVPKTLLEKAVEGGVVFEENRKLKRWEKNGDGTVTMTFENTDSGEEIRIKAKKMVLAMPRRALELVDMPKDNEMDTFYNELLPAVEPQPMFKFFLGYDLPWWRSLGISFGRTITDNPLRQIYYWGVNDQKFFKTAPEKTGNVKNLPANGVIMIYLDGRDVSFWQPLFELISIYKKTLNIKDEKHFGLMEFSVDEVKAKVKEKVRSLKLELDAAEKKYEAVKDFGAEGEDAMMLTETGILFARAKRNFEKVLSGESSVDQLIGTISELMRSAHGLQFIPDPYAISYADWTVDPFGGAYNLWKPGFRSWEVTQEMIKPFGNVDAYVVGEAYSLKQGWVEGAFETSEQMLEKYFSL, encoded by the coding sequence ATGTCTGAGCAAACATTAGAAGTAGCAATAGTAGGAGCAGGATGCGCAGGGGCCTATACCGCTTGGCGTTTGGCAAAATCCGGGAAATACGCTCCAGGTACGGTAAAGGTTTTCGATTTCTTGAAAATTGATAACCAAGCACACGTAGGTGGGCGCCTGTTGTCGAAGGAAATGCCGGGACTCGGCTACACCCGCAAAGCCGAACTGGGCGGTATGCGGTTTCTTACCTCGCAGAAAATATTGGTGGGAGTATTGGAAGAATTGGGCTTGGAACACGTACCCTTTGATGTGGATTCCAATCACAACCTTTACGATATGCGCTCCAAAGTAATGAAGGCCACGAAAGTAGCCAGAGAAGCCAAGGACGTATACGATTTGTCGCCACCGGAGCGAGATATGAGCCCCGGAGAACTTCTCCTTTGGGCGGTGGAGACGGTGGTGCCACACGCTCCTTTTTTGGACAGCGAAGGTTGGTTGGAGGCCAAAAAGAATATAAAATTTGACGGCAGAAACCTTTATGACACAGGATTTTGGAATCTGCTACAACGAGTACTTTCCAGCGAAGGGTATGATTACGTTCTCACCGGACAGGGCTATAACACCATTCCGAGCAACTGGAACGCCGCGGACGCCATTGAGTGGATGTTTGAGGATTTCGGTCCGAACGTAAGCTACCGATATGTTCACAAAGGATTCCAGACCGTTCCGAAGACATTGCTGGAAAAAGCGGTGGAAGGAGGCGTGGTATTCGAAGAAAACAGAAAGCTCAAGCGCTGGGAAAAGAACGGTGACGGCACCGTAACCATGACTTTTGAAAACACCGATTCGGGCGAGGAAATCCGGATAAAGGCCAAAAAAATGGTCTTGGCTATGCCGCGTAGGGCACTGGAACTTGTGGATATGCCAAAAGACAATGAGATGGACACGTTCTACAACGAATTGTTGCCGGCGGTGGAACCGCAACCCATGTTCAAATTCTTCCTTGGATACGATTTGCCATGGTGGCGCTCATTGGGGATCAGTTTCGGGCGTACCATTACCGACAATCCACTTCGCCAGATATATTATTGGGGAGTAAACGACCAGAAATTCTTCAAAACCGCTCCGGAAAAGACTGGAAACGTCAAGAACCTACCGGCCAACGGCGTGATCATGATTTACCTCGACGGTCGCGACGTTTCTTTCTGGCAACCGCTCTTCGAGCTGATCTCCATTTACAAAAAGACGCTCAATATCAAGGACGAGAAGCATTTCGGCCTGATGGAATTCTCAGTGGACGAAGTGAAAGCCAAAGTGAAAGAAAAAGTCCGGAGCCTAAAATTGGAACTCGACGCGGCGGAAAAGAAATACGAGGCCGTCAAAGACTTTGGTGCAGAGGGCGAAGACGCCATGATGCTTACGGAAACGGGAATTCTTTTTGCCCGGGCCAAAAGAAACTTCGAGAAAGTGCTCTCCGGCGAATCCAGCGTTGATCAACTTATCGGTACGATATCGGAGCTGATGAGAAGTGCCCACGGACTTCAGTTTATTCCCGATCCGTACGCAATATCTTACGCCGATTGGACCGTAGACCCGTTCGGCGGGGCGTATAACCTCTGGAAGCCTGGATTCCGGTCTTGGGAAGTTACCCAAGAAATGATAAAACCATTCGGAAACGTGGACGCCTACGTGGTCGGGGAGGCCTATTCGCTCAAACAAGGTTGGGTGGAAGGAGCCTTTGAGACCAGCGAGCAAATGCTCGAAAAGTATTTTTCTCTATAA
- a CDS encoding 6-bladed beta-propeller — protein sequence MRFRYWILCAMVTACQAVEKTKVFPSDETVYIEVTKNKDTLTVCNYEKLAAETETLPLSNFVDTCFMVKLETRENTLMKSGKVMISNHFIGIIPYSQPRQPFKLYSRSGKYLRDIGSTGRGPGEYLNIHDAFLDEDRNCIYLVPWQGKELLRYTFDGERKEALKLDFDLCKSRLNVNHDTLSFFHLPLSPKAPLYNRFTLKGKVLDNLYAGRLALPPDFSHEVFSGNNTSQADFQLSVFGPNDNDTLYHIKNGQPVPVFTTNFQKTPTHNYRETRHHYIVEVLGTKKGLRKTWTTYIKDLILVDKQKLIAKKIKIAIDFYGGLPVSIGSNCSKGYFIQLVSATDLKIQLRKRLGDKNNMPSYRRDLLVNLDQNLREDDNHIVFFGKLK from the coding sequence ATGAGATTTAGATATTGGATACTGTGTGCGATGGTCACGGCTTGTCAGGCAGTTGAAAAAACAAAAGTATTTCCAAGTGACGAAACAGTATATATTGAGGTCACCAAAAACAAAGACACGTTAACTGTCTGTAATTACGAAAAGCTTGCTGCCGAGACAGAGACATTGCCACTCAGTAATTTTGTGGATACCTGTTTTATGGTAAAGCTCGAAACCCGAGAAAACACATTAATGAAAAGCGGAAAGGTCATGATCTCTAATCATTTTATTGGTATAATACCATATTCTCAACCTCGCCAACCTTTCAAACTATATAGTCGGAGTGGAAAATACTTGAGGGATATAGGTTCTACGGGAAGAGGGCCGGGCGAATATCTTAATATACATGACGCTTTTCTTGATGAGGATAGGAATTGCATTTATTTAGTTCCATGGCAAGGAAAAGAATTATTGAGGTATACTTTTGATGGTGAACGAAAAGAGGCATTGAAGCTTGATTTCGATTTATGCAAAAGCCGTTTGAATGTCAATCACGACACCCTTTCTTTTTTTCATTTGCCTCTTTCTCCCAAGGCTCCGTTATATAATCGGTTTACGCTTAAAGGGAAAGTACTGGATAACCTTTACGCAGGACGGCTTGCGTTGCCTCCTGATTTTAGCCATGAGGTTTTTTCCGGAAACAACACTTCCCAAGCCGATTTTCAATTATCTGTTTTTGGTCCTAATGATAACGACACACTATATCATATCAAAAATGGACAACCAGTTCCCGTCTTTACGACTAATTTCCAAAAAACGCCAACTCACAATTATCGAGAAACAAGGCATCATTATATCGTAGAGGTATTGGGAACAAAGAAAGGGCTCAGAAAAACATGGACCACTTATATCAAAGATCTAATACTAGTAGATAAACAAAAACTGATCGCAAAAAAAATCAAAATAGCAATCGATTTTTATGGAGGGTTACCCGTCTCAATAGGTTCGAATTGTAGCAAGGGATATTTCATCCAGTTGGTGTCAGCTACAGATTTAAAAATACAACTTCGGAAAAGACTAGGAGATAAAAACAATATGCCTTCCTATCGAAGAGATTTATTGGTTAATTTAGATCAGAACCTTCGTGAAGATGACAACCATATTGTCTTTTTTGGGAAATTGAAATAG
- a CDS encoding DUF4231 domain-containing protein, whose protein sequence is MNHITEEEYLTERLEDQLAWYEAKSSINKKRFRACQLTQLILAALITLSGVFHPLGMDWLSYLVPVLGSIIAILSGVLSLYKFQENWMEYRGVAELLKQEKYLFMAKCPPYNGPNPFVDFVENVEGMISKENKNWTYNHQEQTNNNA, encoded by the coding sequence ATGAACCATATAACCGAAGAAGAATATCTTACGGAAAGGCTTGAAGACCAATTGGCGTGGTATGAGGCTAAAAGCTCCATAAATAAAAAACGGTTTAGGGCATGCCAGCTGACGCAACTTATTCTGGCCGCTTTAATTACCCTATCCGGGGTTTTTCATCCTTTGGGTATGGACTGGCTATCCTATTTAGTTCCCGTTTTAGGTTCTATTATCGCTATTCTATCCGGAGTTTTAAGCCTTTATAAGTTTCAAGAAAATTGGATGGAATACCGTGGTGTTGCGGAACTGCTAAAGCAGGAGAAATACCTGTTTATGGCTAAATGTCCCCCATATAATGGACCTAACCCTTTCGTTGATTTTGTGGAAAATGTTGAGGGGATGATTTCAAAAGAAAATAAAAACTGGACCTACAATCATCAGGAGCAAACAAATAATAATGCTTAA
- a CDS encoding sensor histidine kinase, with the protein MRFHFGVGSYIYEFFKYQITERTQNYAEKEAELRLLKSKTNPHFLFNALNSLYSFALKENADYTAENILKLADMIRFMQKDIEKDKIPLARELKYINDYISIQQTRCSKKPTVKLKLSGIGKVEIAPLMLVPFVENAFKHGISLDTESSLEIRVECEENTMRFFCGNTVTHGQYRQNTFQRGFGIGINNVRQRLALVYPHNHRLDIDDREDYFSVNLELYDTNRNN; encoded by the coding sequence ATGCGTTTCCACTTTGGCGTTGGCTCATATATATATGAATTTTTCAAGTATCAAATTACAGAACGTACTCAAAATTACGCTGAAAAAGAAGCCGAATTACGTCTTTTAAAGTCAAAGACTAATCCACACTTTTTATTTAATGCTCTAAATTCATTGTACAGTTTTGCATTAAAGGAAAATGCTGATTATACCGCCGAAAACATCTTGAAACTAGCCGATATGATCCGGTTTATGCAAAAGGATATAGAAAAAGACAAGATACCTTTGGCTAGAGAATTGAAATATATAAACGATTATATTTCGATTCAACAAACACGCTGTTCAAAGAAACCGACAGTCAAGCTAAAGCTCTCCGGGATAGGCAAGGTTGAGATAGCTCCATTAATGTTGGTGCCTTTTGTAGAAAACGCTTTCAAGCATGGAATCAGCTTAGACACCGAATCGTCTTTAGAAATAAGGGTAGAATGTGAAGAAAATACTATGCGTTTTTTCTGTGGTAATACAGTGACCCATGGTCAATACAGACAAAATACTTTTCAAAGGGGCTTTGGTATTGGCATAAACAATGTCAGGCAACGTTTGGCCTTGGTCTACCCTCATAACCATCGTTTGGATATTGACGATCGGGAAGACTATTTTTCAGTAAACCTCGAATTGTATGATACGAACCGCAATAATTGA
- a CDS encoding IS701 family transposase, with protein MKRRDGFELYTDYLIASRGQATSTGLSASLDNQIPHDYFSDLLKQPDMDQKAFWKEVKSFARSIEGEEAVLSIDDCIVHKPHSSENDIVAYHFDHTVGKAVKGINSLNFLLSNTVEGQTVNCPVAYEIVHKTVKYIDKNGKEKRKSEKTKNEMVLEVLHRLNFLNKLVFRYILFDTWFTASDTLKYIHYKLKKVFVCPLKSNRNIAMSEKDKNEGKFIHVSDAPIESGQVKRVWVKGVDFPVTLAKQVFTNRDRSTAEQWLVTNGENMAFEDIVAIYQKRWKVEEFHKSLKQNTMLGKSPTKMEITQLNHIFASMIAYIKLEKLKVKEKLNHFAIKSKLYLKMIKAAMEELDALRSA; from the coding sequence ATGAAAAGGAGAGACGGATTTGAATTATACACGGATTATCTTATTGCCAGTCGAGGGCAAGCCACCTCAACAGGGCTCTCAGCATCTTTGGACAATCAGATTCCCCATGATTATTTCAGCGACCTCCTCAAGCAACCGGACATGGACCAAAAGGCTTTTTGGAAAGAGGTGAAGTCTTTCGCCAGGAGTATTGAGGGCGAAGAGGCGGTTTTGAGTATCGACGATTGCATTGTCCACAAGCCTCATTCCTCGGAAAACGACATCGTAGCTTATCATTTCGACCATACTGTAGGCAAAGCGGTCAAAGGGATCAACTCCCTTAACTTTCTTCTGAGCAATACCGTGGAAGGACAAACGGTTAACTGTCCGGTCGCTTATGAGATCGTCCACAAGACGGTGAAATACATAGACAAGAACGGGAAGGAAAAGCGTAAAAGCGAGAAAACGAAAAATGAGATGGTACTGGAAGTTTTACACCGTCTAAACTTTCTGAACAAACTGGTTTTCAGGTACATTCTTTTCGATACGTGGTTCACCGCCAGCGATACGCTGAAGTATATTCATTACAAGCTCAAGAAGGTTTTCGTTTGCCCGCTGAAGAGCAACAGGAATATAGCAATGAGCGAAAAGGACAAAAACGAGGGCAAATTCATTCACGTTTCGGATGCGCCTATTGAAAGCGGTCAAGTGAAGCGGGTGTGGGTCAAGGGAGTTGATTTTCCTGTCACGCTCGCCAAACAAGTCTTTACAAACAGGGACCGGTCGACCGCGGAACAATGGCTGGTTACCAACGGGGAGAACATGGCTTTCGAGGATATCGTAGCGATCTACCAAAAACGGTGGAAAGTCGAGGAGTTCCATAAGTCGCTCAAGCAAAACACGATGTTAGGCAAGTCTCCCACAAAGATGGAGATTACCCAATTGAACCACATCTTCGCTTCCATGATCGCCTACATAAAACTGGAAAAACTGAAGGTTAAGGAGAAGCTGAATCACTTTGCGATAAAATCAAAATTGTATTTGAAGATGATAAAGGCTGCCATGGAAGAACTTGACGCCTTGCGGTCGGCCTGA
- a CDS encoding LytTR family DNA-binding domain-containing protein encodes MIRTAIIDDEPEAVEVLKRHASKLSKLSVQASFCIAEEALAYLSINPVDLLFLDINMPGYTGLELMRQLPYRPKVIFTTAYEQYALDGYEFEALDYLLKPISFEAFRRSFSRAEKALTTTAYASPVSEISFFVKDGKKTIKITYKDLRYIKACGNYVELHGENNRVITRTSISNLLQKLPDGRFVRIHNSYAINLDHINSIEDNHVTINEVRLPIGERYRNAFWELICYQMF; translated from the coding sequence ATGATACGAACCGCAATAATTGATGATGAACCGGAAGCCGTAGAGGTTTTAAAACGTCATGCTTCAAAACTGTCAAAACTATCCGTTCAAGCTTCGTTTTGTATAGCGGAAGAAGCGCTTGCGTATCTTTCTATAAATCCAGTAGACTTACTTTTTCTGGATATTAATATGCCGGGATATACGGGACTCGAACTTATGCGACAGCTTCCCTATCGGCCAAAAGTAATTTTCACAACCGCCTACGAACAGTACGCTTTAGACGGATACGAATTTGAAGCACTGGACTATCTACTCAAGCCTATTAGTTTTGAAGCCTTTAGGAGATCTTTTTCCCGAGCCGAAAAAGCTCTTACTACTACTGCTTATGCGTCCCCTGTCTCTGAAATTTCTTTTTTTGTGAAAGATGGGAAAAAGACAATTAAAATTACCTACAAAGATTTACGCTATATCAAAGCTTGCGGGAATTATGTGGAATTGCATGGAGAGAATAATAGAGTAATTACCCGGACCTCTATTTCAAATTTATTGCAGAAATTACCTGATGGAAGATTTGTCAGAATACACAATTCTTATGCTATAAATTTAGACCATATAAATAGTATAGAAGACAATCACGTTACCATTAACGAAGTTAGGCTTCCTATAGGCGAGCGTTACCGAAATGCTTTTTGGGAATTGATATGTTATCAAATGTTCTGA
- a CDS encoding AAA family ATPase, which yields MSHVKIFVSYSHKDTEYIGKDGLLGFLRGLEVGGDVELWVDEKLTGGDKWDDVLKHQIQTCDIGLIFVSQAFLDSHYCLNIEVSSFLDRCRRDGMKIFPIILSPCEWELHPWISDYQCLPTNGETIEENYLNPGERKRLFLKIRKELRHLIEQVREERLLKAATPSGVPEVNAERRNVTLLQLSLAVDAHKYDMDPEDKLEFLHEAAPLVKEVYISEAELYEGFVINMSGTGQISICFGYPKASELDSVKAIRTALGILNSAEKISDKLETEWDVRLKVKAGVHTGLMIGRTGSDTQHELEQGLTSTAAHAIMRASSGSEILVSESTYRLIKNFFECEERDSVYNHDSGEKTRCWGVTKDLGINSRFEASAASGLIPIVGRDREVGIIMERWGAAAHGKGQMVSITSEAGVGKSRLTQEVKNRISALQSQLFSCQFSPFHKNSSLYSLIKAYQSWLGITDTDSDEEKLRKVEAVVRNFEWSDDEIIAIIANVFGIKTPYPAPALKPNHLKNQVFEIFFSILVETAHETPLLVILEDLHWMDPSTMEWLELVFREIPTTNIMVICTTRPEFHLPIDWNSESYFHPMKLHRLTKEEISEMILKITDGKSIPLQLFDEICRKTEGYPLFVEDLTTMVLESDMLLENDGVYSLAKPLEPLSIPDTLQESLMARLNKLEGGRLVAQLGAVIGREFSFELICEIAPLERGKLQSVFNRLVDAGIMYKRGLLSRVVYIFKHALIQDALYESLLKRKRKEYHRKIAKVIEDKFPQVCQSNPEMVSIHFSKAGNFKKSVEYGILACKKASSANANLETVNLSQNVLKDLAELPETDERNQTEKDILLMRGPALLAVKGWSSPEIGETYTRAKDLCHLEKSPDELVKITRGLWGYYMVSSQLENSLEIANELLALGDKYDSDNIRLEAHATLCDSYFWLGNLAEAEKNAEAGLAIYNFDDHHLKHANAYGEDPSGIMYCYLGIIQGLKGKDSKAANTVGFVEENHEKYTHLFSQGFLMNGVAWHYMNLHKPEQTLLWGEQLKNLSVKEEFPPWLALAKTHVGWAKAVLVDVDEGVKELLEGIAEWNSAGMVVSTGFAYAMVCDAYIKAKRFEEAEKYADIGIAHNKKYEEKHFYSEILRYKAEILARNTATQNEADEFYQQSLAVAEKQQAPVLIQRTKDSYASFSSLRSAT from the coding sequence TTGAGTCACGTAAAGATATTTGTCAGCTACAGCCACAAAGACACCGAATACATTGGGAAAGACGGCCTTTTGGGCTTTCTCCGGGGCCTCGAAGTCGGTGGCGACGTCGAGCTTTGGGTCGATGAAAAGCTTACGGGCGGAGATAAGTGGGACGACGTCCTGAAACACCAGATCCAAACCTGCGATATAGGCCTGATCTTCGTAAGCCAAGCGTTTTTGGATTCCCATTATTGCCTAAATATAGAGGTCAGCAGCTTCTTGGATCGTTGTCGCCGCGACGGGATGAAAATCTTCCCGATTATCCTGTCGCCCTGCGAATGGGAACTCCACCCTTGGATTTCGGATTACCAGTGCCTGCCTACCAACGGTGAAACCATTGAGGAAAACTATCTGAATCCGGGCGAACGCAAACGACTTTTTCTGAAGATCAGAAAAGAACTCCGCCACCTGATAGAGCAAGTCAGGGAAGAACGTTTACTGAAGGCCGCCACTCCCTCCGGAGTTCCGGAAGTGAATGCCGAACGTCGGAATGTAACCCTGCTACAACTCAGCCTGGCGGTGGATGCCCATAAGTACGATATGGACCCGGAAGATAAACTGGAATTCTTGCACGAAGCCGCGCCCTTAGTCAAAGAAGTCTATATTAGCGAAGCTGAACTTTACGAAGGTTTTGTGATCAATATGTCTGGCACAGGCCAGATATCCATCTGTTTCGGATACCCGAAAGCCAGCGAACTGGACAGCGTAAAAGCGATACGGACGGCTTTGGGAATTCTGAATTCGGCCGAAAAAATCAGCGACAAGCTGGAAACGGAATGGGATGTTCGCCTAAAGGTAAAAGCTGGCGTACACACCGGCCTGATGATAGGCCGGACAGGATCAGACACACAACATGAACTGGAACAAGGCCTTACAAGCACGGCCGCCCATGCGATAATGAGAGCTTCCTCGGGAAGTGAGATTTTGGTGAGCGAATCGACTTATAGATTAATAAAAAACTTTTTCGAATGCGAAGAGCGCGATTCCGTTTACAACCATGACTCGGGCGAAAAAACAAGATGCTGGGGCGTAACCAAAGACTTGGGAATAAACTCGCGCTTCGAAGCCAGCGCAGCCTCGGGCCTTATACCAATCGTGGGCCGTGATCGGGAGGTAGGTATAATAATGGAGCGCTGGGGAGCGGCTGCGCACGGTAAAGGCCAGATGGTATCTATTACGTCAGAGGCCGGAGTCGGAAAATCCAGACTGACACAGGAAGTCAAAAACCGGATCAGCGCACTGCAAAGCCAACTTTTTTCTTGCCAATTCTCGCCGTTTCATAAGAATTCGTCGCTTTACAGTCTAATCAAGGCTTACCAGAGTTGGTTGGGGATTACCGACACGGATTCAGATGAGGAAAAACTTCGGAAAGTAGAGGCGGTTGTCCGAAACTTCGAATGGAGCGACGACGAGATTATAGCAATTATCGCCAACGTATTCGGGATAAAAACTCCTTATCCCGCACCAGCGCTAAAGCCTAACCACCTGAAAAACCAGGTCTTTGAAATCTTCTTCTCCATTCTGGTAGAAACCGCCCACGAAACCCCTCTGTTAGTCATACTGGAAGATCTCCATTGGATGGACCCGTCCACTATGGAATGGCTTGAATTGGTTTTCAGGGAAATCCCTACCACCAATATAATGGTGATCTGCACCACCCGCCCCGAATTCCATTTGCCCATCGACTGGAACTCGGAGAGTTATTTTCATCCGATGAAATTGCACCGCCTTACCAAGGAGGAGATTTCGGAAATGATTCTGAAAATCACGGACGGAAAATCCATTCCGCTTCAGTTGTTCGACGAAATCTGCCGTAAAACGGAGGGCTATCCGCTGTTTGTGGAAGACCTTACCACTATGGTGTTGGAATCGGATATGTTACTGGAAAACGACGGCGTATATAGCTTAGCCAAACCACTGGAACCGCTCTCGATTCCTGATACTTTGCAGGAATCGCTGATGGCCCGGCTCAACAAACTGGAAGGCGGCAGGCTAGTGGCTCAACTCGGGGCGGTGATCGGCCGTGAATTCTCTTTTGAGCTTATTTGCGAAATCGCCCCGTTGGAAAGGGGAAAGCTACAAAGTGTATTTAACCGGCTGGTGGACGCCGGTATTATGTACAAGCGAGGGCTTCTTTCCCGGGTGGTTTATATTTTCAAACACGCCCTTATTCAGGACGCTCTTTACGAGTCATTGCTCAAGCGAAAGCGTAAGGAATATCACCGGAAAATAGCCAAGGTTATCGAGGACAAATTCCCTCAGGTATGCCAATCGAATCCAGAGATGGTGTCGATACACTTCAGCAAAGCCGGGAATTTCAAAAAGTCCGTCGAATATGGAATCCTTGCTTGTAAAAAGGCCTCCAGCGCCAACGCCAACCTCGAAACCGTGAACCTCAGCCAAAACGTTTTGAAAGACTTGGCCGAATTACCGGAAACCGATGAGCGTAACCAGACCGAAAAGGACATCCTGTTGATGCGCGGGCCTGCGTTATTGGCCGTAAAGGGTTGGTCTTCGCCCGAAATAGGGGAGACCTACACAAGAGCCAAAGACCTTTGCCACTTGGAAAAAAGCCCCGACGAGTTAGTGAAAATAACCCGCGGACTTTGGGGATATTATATGGTTTCTTCCCAATTGGAGAATTCCTTAGAAATAGCGAATGAGCTACTGGCCCTGGGCGACAAATACGACAGTGACAATATCCGATTGGAGGCCCACGCCACACTTTGCGACAGCTATTTCTGGCTGGGAAACTTGGCCGAAGCCGAGAAAAACGCCGAAGCGGGGCTTGCCATCTACAATTTCGACGATCATCACCTCAAGCACGCCAACGCATACGGCGAAGATCCCTCGGGGATTATGTACTGTTATCTGGGAATAATTCAGGGCTTGAAGGGAAAAGACTCAAAGGCCGCCAATACGGTGGGATTTGTAGAGGAAAACCACGAAAAATACACCCACTTATTCAGTCAAGGCTTTTTGATGAACGGAGTGGCCTGGCATTATATGAATCTTCACAAACCGGAACAGACGTTGCTGTGGGGCGAACAGTTGAAAAACCTCTCGGTGAAAGAGGAATTTCCGCCATGGTTGGCATTGGCCAAAACCCACGTAGGTTGGGCGAAAGCCGTTTTGGTTGATGTGGACGAGGGGGTAAAGGAATTGTTGGAGGGCATAGCCGAATGGAACTCCGCCGGGATGGTGGTAAGCACTGGATTTGCCTACGCCATGGTTTGCGACGCTTATATAAAGGCCAAACGCTTTGAGGAAGCGGAAAAATACGCCGACATAGGCATAGCCCATAACAAGAAATACGAGGAGAAGCATTTCTATTCCGAAATACTCCGGTATAAAGCCGAAATACTGGCCCGCAACACCGCTACCCAAAACGAAGCCGATGAGTTTTATCAGCAATCATTGGCCGTAGCGGAAAAACAACAGGCGCCCGTTCTAATACAAAGAACAAAAGACAGTTACGCTTCTTTTTCCTCTTTAAGAAGTGCAACCTGA